One genomic segment of Clostridium saccharoperbutylacetonicum N1-4(HMT) includes these proteins:
- a CDS encoding helix-turn-helix domain-containing protein, whose protein sequence is MFNNEIMKQGEKIKRIRKMLHMTQEELAEGICSKQNISLIENNKQKISVNLANAIAKKFNRIAKEKEINISTITPGELMIDEDEQANYIFSNNIISELKEIQTIDLFEQKLLKAENIIREHVITDSNKIELYKLATDFYYYRYQYTKSDKMCDNGLKICINSLNNFEEAIFYIYHSRNYIFTENYIKALQQLDYAEKLNSHIMDDNLSIMILYHRGLTYKKLGEYDTALKYFKILKEKNVKDKTMLLKIKMMYANCLTEKNEFEEAEKEYFEILSINDKDFIALAYKNLSELYLNNKKYKESAKCIKESLIYNEKNVYLDESLFFAAKVLTHVNEDVETYLLQALEICEGKDRENLDLIKDIIDELVLIYIEREEEENLMLMADKAKVLNINYCLSYARISKYYKGRNEEKSTYFTNELIDKLKQV, encoded by the coding sequence AATGAAATTATGAAACAAGGAGAAAAAATAAAGAGAATAAGAAAAATGCTTCACATGACGCAGGAAGAACTTGCAGAAGGAATTTGTTCAAAACAAAATATAAGTTTAATTGAAAACAATAAACAAAAGATATCTGTTAATCTAGCAAATGCAATTGCTAAAAAATTCAATAGAATTGCGAAAGAGAAAGAAATAAATATATCTACAATTACTCCAGGGGAATTAATGATAGATGAAGATGAGCAAGCAAATTATATTTTCAGTAATAACATTATCAGCGAATTAAAAGAAATTCAAACAATAGATTTGTTTGAACAAAAGTTGCTTAAAGCAGAAAATATAATTAGAGAGCATGTTATTACAGATAGTAATAAAATAGAGTTGTATAAATTAGCTACTGATTTTTACTACTACCGATATCAGTATACTAAAAGTGATAAAATGTGTGATAATGGATTAAAAATATGTATTAATTCCCTAAATAATTTTGAAGAAGCCATTTTTTATATATATCACTCTAGAAATTATATATTTACTGAGAATTATATTAAAGCATTACAACAATTAGACTACGCAGAAAAACTAAATAGTCACATAATGGACGATAATCTTTCTATAATGATATTATATCACAGAGGACTGACATATAAAAAGCTAGGTGAGTATGATACCGCTTTAAAGTATTTTAAAATACTAAAAGAGAAAAATGTAAAAGATAAAACGATGTTGTTAAAAATAAAAATGATGTATGCGAATTGTCTAACTGAGAAAAATGAATTTGAAGAAGCTGAAAAAGAATATTTTGAAATATTGAGTATTAACGATAAAGATTTTATAGCTCTTGCTTATAAAAATTTATCAGAGTTGTATTTAAACAATAAAAAATACAAAGAATCTGCAAAATGTATAAAAGAATCTTTAATATATAATGAAAAGAATGTATATCTTGATGAAAGTCTATTCTTTGCAGCAAAAGTGCTTACACACGTAAATGAAGATGTAGAAACATATCTCTTACAAGCACTCGAAATATGTGAAGGAAAAGATAGAGAGAATCTAGATCTGATTAAAGACATAATAGATGAATTAGTGTTGATTTATATAGAAAGAGAGGAAGAAGAAAATTTAATGTTAATGGCAGATAAAGCAAAGGTGTTAAATATAAATTATTGCTTAAGTTATGCAAGGATTTCAAAATATTATAAAGGTCGAAATGAAGAGAAAAGTACATATTTTACTAATGAATTAATTGATAAACTTAAGCAGGTTTAA
- a CDS encoding aspartyl-phosphate phosphatase Spo0E family protein has product MKNNKAISELNQAIQKARTDLYKAVEIYGLGSNEVVIASQNLDTYINISMKENF; this is encoded by the coding sequence TTGAAAAATAATAAAGCTATTTCTGAGCTCAACCAAGCTATACAAAAAGCTAGGACAGATTTATACAAGGCTGTTGAAATATATGGCTTGGGTTCTAATGAGGTGGTAATTGCAAGTCAAAATTTAGATACATATATAAACATAAGTATGAAAGAAAATTTTTGA